In Spirochaetota bacterium, a single genomic region encodes these proteins:
- a CDS encoding MFS transporter, whose protein sequence is MKRAEIIESRRMASGRRISLVEGFIQTAGISLGGIFAPNFVLTGLLLTGLNANNLLIGFVTAIPFLVGLLQPLTNIASHRVKSRTFMVGVFAFGGRLLFISAVFAGVFAAPEQRTILFIVLMSISAVVMSFSVTPWGAWMADIVPERTRGSYFAVRNALTSAAAIGGSLAAGYILTHLKGNAGFTLIYALCIVTAAVGFILILVQYEPKPKDGGAYVPLAAYRTLFGDKNFIAFTGIVVFVNFSLLIAGPFYAVHFLEHLRIPYHTFGVLSAAAAACGILGYLFFGKLSDIIGNRMVMKITLAMLVIPAVLCIIAPRANYFPFVLAALLVSAFFNTGLSLAAFNASLIVSPSEKRTLYLGVYTAITSLAAIGAPVIGGLLIDIFKAHPMPMLGFLPPTALIFGISAVCIVIALIVFPYYREGEHTADVPVAEMFRPEFAGSLYRLFLASFLPYFPSRKKLADDIGGAESPMAVSTLARLLCDMDLEVRRAAIEGLARTKSTDARTMLFAHYKDACIIERCDIVRGMRYFPGIDTERFLMDNLESDDAVVRAEAAHALAATGGSMSRDTAFSRLQKERTPELIILYLEILARYGMLDALPIALKRYASMTSAVARNDMLYQIARLLGIRDDFYAFAGLGTEEERLNKLITYVHRLFQLLRRQDTVSSDAALKADVNVLERELSAFVRDSAANTLRPFRLKLNAIIARAVHSPNRVIGEFVDYFLSRQKINNTETALLLLEINRYLSIRARIQ, encoded by the coding sequence ATGAAACGCGCGGAGATAATCGAAAGCCGCCGCATGGCGTCCGGCCGGCGGATATCCCTTGTCGAGGGCTTCATCCAAACGGCGGGCATATCGCTCGGAGGCATTTTCGCGCCTAATTTCGTGCTCACCGGCCTTCTCCTCACCGGTCTCAATGCGAACAATCTTCTCATCGGCTTTGTCACCGCCATCCCCTTCCTTGTCGGGCTTCTGCAGCCGCTGACGAATATCGCATCCCATCGCGTGAAAAGCCGAACCTTCATGGTCGGCGTGTTCGCGTTCGGCGGTCGTCTTCTTTTCATCAGCGCCGTATTCGCGGGGGTGTTCGCTGCGCCGGAGCAGAGGACCATCCTCTTCATCGTTCTCATGTCCATCTCCGCCGTCGTCATGTCATTCTCGGTAACGCCCTGGGGCGCATGGATGGCCGATATCGTACCGGAGCGCACCCGCGGAAGCTATTTTGCCGTACGCAATGCGCTTACGAGCGCCGCGGCGATAGGCGGCTCGCTTGCGGCAGGATACATTCTCACACATCTCAAGGGAAATGCAGGTTTTACGCTCATCTACGCGCTCTGCATCGTTACAGCAGCCGTCGGTTTCATTCTGATACTGGTGCAGTATGAACCGAAGCCGAAGGACGGCGGTGCGTATGTGCCGCTTGCCGCGTACCGCACATTGTTCGGCGATAAGAACTTCATCGCCTTTACCGGCATTGTCGTGTTCGTGAATTTCTCACTGCTCATCGCCGGCCCCTTCTACGCCGTTCACTTCCTCGAGCATCTGCGGATACCGTATCATACCTTCGGCGTGCTCTCCGCCGCCGCTGCCGCCTGCGGCATACTCGGATATCTCTTTTTCGGCAAACTTTCCGACATCATCGGCAACCGCATGGTGATGAAGATAACGCTCGCTATGCTCGTCATACCCGCCGTACTCTGCATCATCGCCCCGCGCGCGAACTATTTCCCGTTCGTGCTTGCGGCACTCCTCGTAAGCGCGTTCTTCAACACCGGCCTTTCGCTCGCCGCCTTCAACGCATCGCTCATCGTTTCCCCCTCGGAAAAGCGCACCCTCTATCTCGGCGTATACACCGCGATAACATCGCTTGCCGCCATCGGCGCACCCGTCATCGGCGGGCTTCTCATCGATATCTTCAAGGCGCATCCTATGCCGATGCTTGGTTTTCTCCCGCCGACCGCGCTGATATTCGGCATAAGCGCGGTATGCATCGTCATTGCGCTCATCGTATTCCCCTATTATCGGGAAGGCGAGCACACGGCCGATGTTCCGGTCGCCGAGATGTTCAGGCCGGAATTCGCCGGATCGCTCTATCGCCTTTTCCTTGCATCGTTCCTGCCGTACTTCCCGTCGCGGAAAAAGCTCGCCGACGATATCGGCGGAGCGGAAAGTCCCATGGCGGTGAGCACGCTCGCGAGGCTCCTCTGCGATATGGACCTGGAAGTGCGCCGCGCCGCCATTGAAGGCCTTGCGAGGACGAAAAGCACAGATGCACGCACCATGCTCTTCGCTCATTACAAGGATGCATGCATCATCGAGCGATGCGATATCGTCCGCGGTATGCGGTATTTCCCCGGCATCGACACCGAGCGCTTCCTCATGGACAATCTCGAAAGCGATGATGCCGTCGTACGCGCCGAGGCCGCGCATGCGCTCGCTGCTACAGGCGGGAGCATGTCGCGGGATACGGCATTTTCGCGTTTACAGAAGGAACGAACGCCTGAACTTATCATCCTCTACCTTGAGATACTCGCCCGATACGGCATGCTCGACGCGCTGCCGATAGCGCTTAAGCGATACGCGTCCATGACATCGGCCGTGGCGAGGAACGATATGCTCTATCAGATAGCACGGCTTCTGGGCATACGCGATGATTTCTACGCCTTCGCCGGGCTTGGCACGGAAGAGGAGCGGCTCAACAAGCTCATCACCTACGTCCACAGGCTTTTTCAACTGCTCAGACGTCAGGACACGGTATCAAGTGATGCGGCGCTCAAGGCGGATGTGAACGTGCTCGAGCGTGAGCTTTCCGCGTTCGTGCGCGACAGTGCCGCGAACACGCTCCGTCCGTTCCGCCTAAAGCTCAATGCCATCATCGCGCGTGCGGTGCACAGCCCCAACAGGGTGATAGGTGAATTCGTGGATTACTTTTTATCGCGGCAGAAGATAAACAATACGGAAACGGCTCTGCTCCTGCTCGAGATAAACCGTTACCTTTCAATACGCGCGCGGATACAGTAG